A window of the Streptomyces sp. NBC_00250 genome harbors these coding sequences:
- a CDS encoding flavin reductase family protein, translating to MTGLDGFTDVLDYPMYAVTAAAHGEQGGCLVGFASPCSIEPPRFMVWISTANRTYRIARHASHLAVHALRRDQKQVAELFGGRTGDDIDKFGRVAWRPGEGGAPVLDDSCAWLVGRVQGIVDGGDHVGFLLAPVAQSPPGPARPPLLRLSDVADLSPGHPA from the coding sequence GTGACCGGCCTCGACGGCTTCACCGACGTGCTCGACTACCCGATGTACGCCGTCACGGCGGCAGCACACGGCGAGCAGGGCGGCTGCCTGGTGGGCTTCGCGTCACCATGCTCGATCGAGCCGCCCCGTTTCATGGTGTGGATCTCCACCGCCAACCGCACCTACCGCATCGCACGCCACGCCTCCCACCTCGCCGTACACGCCCTGCGCCGCGACCAGAAACAGGTCGCCGAGCTGTTCGGCGGGCGGACCGGCGACGACATCGACAAGTTCGGCAGGGTGGCCTGGCGGCCGGGAGAAGGCGGAGCGCCGGTACTGGACGACTCCTGCGCCTGGCTCGTGGGCCGGGTACAGGGCATCGTCGACGGAGGAGATCATGTCGGCTTCCTGCTCGCCCCCGTCGCGCAGAGCCCACCCGGCCCCGCAAGGCCGCCGCTGCTCCGGTTGAGTGACGTCGCCGACCTCTCACCAGGACACCCGGCCTGA
- a CDS encoding HemK2/MTQ2 family protein methyltransferase — protein MPPRRLIALPGVYRPQADTWLLAEALSHERMDADTDVLDIGTGTGALALSAARTGARVEAVDVSWPAVIAAGLNAFRQGLPLRVMHGDFATRTQGRRFDVVLTNPPYVPSARPRPPPHGAARAWDAGPHGRRVIDRVCACAPALLRPGGVLLMVHSGMCGPPATVARLEAGGLAAEVTARTSVPWGPVLRARRTWLRRQGLAGDGAEREELVIIRAAHP, from the coding sequence ATGCCTCCCAGACGGCTCATCGCCCTGCCTGGCGTCTATCGCCCGCAGGCCGACACCTGGCTCCTCGCGGAGGCTCTCTCCCACGAACGGATGGACGCCGACACCGACGTGCTGGACATCGGCACCGGAACAGGTGCTCTCGCCCTGTCCGCAGCGCGTACCGGGGCCCGGGTCGAAGCGGTCGACGTCTCGTGGCCCGCGGTCATCGCGGCCGGCCTGAACGCCTTCCGGCAGGGACTGCCACTGAGAGTGATGCACGGCGATTTCGCGACCCGTACCCAGGGCCGACGCTTCGACGTCGTCCTCACCAACCCGCCCTACGTTCCCTCGGCGCGACCCCGGCCGCCGCCGCACGGGGCGGCCCGCGCCTGGGACGCCGGCCCCCACGGGCGGAGAGTCATCGACCGCGTCTGCGCGTGTGCGCCGGCCTTGCTGCGACCCGGCGGGGTCCTGCTGATGGTGCACTCCGGGATGTGCGGTCCACCGGCCACCGTGGCCCGTCTGGAAGCGGGCGGGCTGGCCGCCGAGGTGACGGCGCGTACCTCGGTCCCGTGGGGTCCGGTACTGCGTGCGCGGCGGACCTGGCTGCGGAGGCAGGGCCTGGCGGGCGACGGCGCCGAGCGCGAGGAACTGGTGATCATCCGTGCCGCGCACCCCTGA
- a CDS encoding response regulator transcription factor, translated as MPWLRLRRDPWARNRAWGLAQEFPSSGEAHRGTLWQDRTGQWRDLHLIRSVPSIDGAPACAVLAERPFRVPYGLTPRELDVLGLIVAHGYSNPEIAARLVLSVRTVITHIVHIFDKLGCDSRVRAAAIALREGLVRVEFAGG; from the coding sequence ATGCCTTGGCTTCGACTGCGACGAGACCCATGGGCGCGGAACCGCGCATGGGGCCTCGCTCAGGAGTTCCCGTCCTCGGGCGAGGCCCACCGCGGAACCCTGTGGCAGGACCGCACAGGCCAATGGAGGGATCTGCATCTGATTCGCTCCGTCCCGTCGATCGACGGCGCACCCGCCTGCGCCGTGCTCGCGGAGCGGCCCTTCCGCGTCCCGTACGGCCTCACCCCGCGCGAGCTCGATGTCCTGGGCCTGATCGTCGCCCACGGCTACTCCAACCCCGAGATAGCCGCCCGGCTCGTGCTCAGCGTCCGCACCGTCATCACGCACATCGTGCACATCTTCGACAAGCTCGGATGCGACAGCCGTGTCCGAGCTGCGGCGATCGCCCTGAGGGAGGGGCTGGTCCGAGTGGAGTTCGCGGGCGGATGA
- a CDS encoding DUF2188 domain-containing protein: protein MAAKRTVYHVAPSGERAAAAGVKWQVEGREGRRLLHEPHRTQKDALDAARRHAKEHTPAQVVVHARDGHIRTAYTYGDAPVTSPDERGRRAGERGGLF, encoded by the coding sequence ATGGCAGCGAAACGGACCGTCTACCACGTCGCACCGTCCGGCGAGCGGGCGGCGGCCGCGGGGGTGAAGTGGCAGGTCGAGGGCAGAGAAGGCCGCCGGCTGCTGCACGAACCGCACAGGACACAGAAGGACGCGCTCGACGCCGCACGCCGGCACGCCAAGGAGCACACCCCCGCACAGGTCGTCGTCCATGCCCGCGACGGGCACATCAGAACCGCCTACACCTACGGCGACGCCCCCGTGACATCCCCCGACGAACGCGGACGCAGAGCAGGGGAACGCGGGGGCCTCTTCTAG
- a CDS encoding alpha/beta hydrolase, translating into MTSLCPPPHRRAPRRLTALLAGATAGVLVTGLAAMPAQAESGVAEPLGTVARTAGDARFEPGPCPRTADPIPDLERARCGTLTVPEKRNRHKARKKITLGVAIIPAATSRRASDPIVWLAGGPGDDAVSEIPMAVAGGLNRDRDVIFMSQRGTYSADPELTCPNVDAFAARALGLVFGAPSTGRLHVQETRECRDRLVSRGADLSAYNGTESAADYDGLRKALGIKQWNVFGISYGTDLALQYMRLHPKGIRSVGIDGVLPPSLAGGAVTWKAAREGFDGIFKACAEQAACNARYPNLKATFERLVRELEARPVTTTVTVPGHPEPVKVVLDGGLLVNWLTFASHLAAGVPRSLDELAHGNPQRIAEQLAGGRLSPQANGRVSHGLAFGVFCSEWTPYESEEDVVRAGRRLFPSFPRSVLANAPLLTWLHADCRAWDVPAAPRSIRKVTRSDIPTLVLSGGFDSQTAPSSGAYAARTLSRSTAVTVPYVAHVVFADSPCAQEITTSFFDTPNAPDTGCLAGLQPPQFEITP; encoded by the coding sequence ATGACGTCCCTCTGCCCACCCCCTCACCGGCGCGCGCCGCGCCGCCTCACGGCCCTGCTCGCCGGGGCCACCGCGGGTGTCCTGGTCACCGGACTCGCCGCGATGCCCGCACAAGCCGAGTCCGGCGTCGCGGAACCGCTGGGCACGGTCGCCCGGACGGCGGGCGACGCCCGATTCGAGCCCGGCCCCTGCCCGAGGACGGCGGACCCCATCCCCGACCTGGAGCGCGCCCGCTGCGGAACGCTCACCGTGCCCGAGAAGCGGAACCGCCACAAGGCGCGCAAGAAGATCACCCTCGGCGTCGCGATCATCCCCGCGGCCACCAGCAGACGGGCGTCCGACCCGATCGTGTGGCTCGCCGGCGGACCCGGCGACGACGCGGTGTCCGAGATCCCGATGGCCGTCGCCGGTGGGCTCAACCGCGACCGTGACGTGATCTTCATGTCCCAGCGGGGGACGTACTCCGCCGACCCGGAGCTCACCTGCCCGAACGTGGACGCGTTCGCCGCGCGTGCCCTCGGTCTCGTCTTCGGCGCGCCGTCCACCGGACGCCTGCACGTCCAGGAGACGCGGGAATGCCGCGACCGGCTGGTGAGCCGCGGAGCCGACCTCAGCGCCTACAACGGCACCGAGAGCGCCGCCGACTACGACGGCCTGCGCAAGGCGCTGGGCATCAAGCAGTGGAACGTCTTCGGCATCTCCTACGGCACCGACCTGGCGCTCCAGTACATGCGCCTGCACCCGAAGGGCATCCGGTCGGTCGGCATCGACGGCGTCCTGCCGCCGTCCCTCGCCGGAGGGGCCGTGACCTGGAAGGCCGCACGAGAAGGCTTCGACGGCATTTTCAAGGCCTGCGCGGAGCAGGCCGCATGCAACGCCCGCTATCCGAACCTCAAGGCCACCTTCGAGCGCCTCGTCCGCGAGCTCGAGGCCCGACCGGTCACCACCACCGTGACGGTCCCGGGCCACCCGGAGCCGGTGAAGGTCGTGCTGGACGGCGGACTGCTGGTGAACTGGCTGACCTTCGCCAGTCATCTCGCGGCCGGAGTGCCCCGCTCCCTCGACGAGTTGGCGCACGGCAACCCGCAGCGGATCGCCGAGCAGTTGGCGGGCGGGAGGCTCAGCCCGCAGGCCAACGGGAGGGTCTCCCACGGCCTCGCCTTCGGCGTCTTCTGCAGCGAGTGGACACCGTACGAGAGCGAGGAGGACGTGGTCAGGGCCGGGCGGCGCCTGTTCCCGTCGTTCCCCCGCTCGGTGCTGGCCAACGCTCCGCTGCTCACCTGGCTCCACGCGGACTGCCGCGCCTGGGACGTCCCCGCGGCACCGCGCTCGATCCGGAAGGTGACGCGCAGCGACATCCCGACGCTCGTCCTGTCCGGCGGGTTCGACTCCCAGACCGCGCCGAGCAGCGGGGCGTACGCCGCCCGTACGCTGAGCCGCTCCACGGCCGTCACGGTCCCCTACGTCGCCCACGTGGTCTTCGCGGACTCCCCGTGCGCGCAGGAGATCACCACCTCCTTCTTCGACACCCCGAACGCGCCGGACACCGGATGCCTCGCAGGCCTCCAGCCGCCTCAGTTCGAGATCACACCGTAG
- a CDS encoding glutamate--cysteine ligase — protein sequence MRSVGVEEELLLVHARSGEPLALAGAVLAAADRSAGQRPRGDGAPGHAFEKELQKEQLEFATKPVTEMGELGDEVTRCRAEAGRHAASAGALVAALATSPLPARPSLNAGKRYAWLGEQFGLTAQEQLTCGCHVHVSVESDEEGVAVLDRIRPWLSVLTAMSANSPFWQGQDSKYASYRSRVWNRLPSAGPMDVFGSADRYHEQVRAMLDTGVLRDEGMIYFDARLSATYPTVEVRVADVCLEASTPVLLAALVRALVETAAKAWREGDPPSRVSTDLLRLAAWQAGRSGVDGPLLHPETMREASAAEVVQALYAHARDALVESGDDERVREGVAGLLEGGNGARIQRELLRTHGSLASVVTQCARITSDSRA from the coding sequence ATGAGAAGCGTGGGCGTGGAAGAAGAGCTGCTTCTCGTGCATGCCCGCAGTGGGGAGCCCCTCGCTCTGGCCGGTGCTGTCCTCGCGGCTGCGGACCGGTCCGCAGGGCAGCGGCCGCGCGGTGATGGCGCGCCAGGACACGCCTTCGAGAAGGAACTGCAGAAGGAACAGCTGGAGTTCGCCACCAAACCGGTGACGGAGATGGGCGAACTCGGGGACGAAGTCACCCGGTGCCGCGCCGAGGCCGGTCGGCACGCCGCGTCCGCAGGCGCCCTCGTGGCGGCCCTCGCCACCTCGCCGCTACCCGCCCGGCCCTCGCTGAACGCCGGCAAGCGATACGCATGGCTGGGCGAACAGTTCGGCCTGACCGCGCAGGAGCAACTCACCTGCGGCTGCCACGTCCACGTCTCGGTCGAGTCCGACGAGGAAGGTGTCGCCGTACTGGACAGGATCCGGCCCTGGCTTTCCGTTCTGACCGCGATGAGCGCGAACTCGCCCTTCTGGCAGGGGCAGGACAGCAAGTACGCGAGTTATCGCAGCCGGGTGTGGAACAGGCTGCCCTCGGCCGGCCCGATGGACGTCTTCGGCTCCGCCGATCGCTACCACGAGCAGGTCCGTGCCATGCTCGACACCGGAGTCCTGCGCGACGAGGGGATGATCTACTTCGACGCCCGGCTGTCGGCCACCTACCCCACGGTGGAAGTCAGAGTGGCGGACGTGTGCCTCGAAGCGTCGACGCCCGTACTCCTCGCCGCCTTGGTGCGCGCCCTCGTCGAGACCGCCGCCAAGGCTTGGCGCGAAGGAGATCCGCCCTCCCGCGTCAGCACGGACCTGTTGCGGCTGGCGGCATGGCAGGCCGGCCGTTCGGGTGTGGACGGCCCCCTCCTCCATCCCGAAACCATGAGGGAGGCGTCGGCGGCGGAGGTCGTCCAGGCGCTGTACGCCCATGCTAGGGACGCCTTGGTCGAGAGCGGCGACGACGAACGGGTCCGCGAAGGCGTCGCCGGTCTGCTGGAAGGGGGCAATGGGGCTCGCATCCAGCGCGAGCTCCTGCGTACGCATGGCAGTCTCGCCTCGGTGGTCACCCAGTGCGCGCGTATCACGAGCGACTCCCGAGCCTGA
- a CDS encoding DUF6131 family protein yields the protein MIVLGIILLVIGLVAGIGILWTIGIILVVIGAILWILGAVGHEVGGRRHYW from the coding sequence ATGATTGTCCTCGGCATCATCTTGCTCGTGATCGGCCTCGTGGCCGGCATCGGTATTCTCTGGACCATCGGGATCATCCTCGTGGTCATCGGCGCCATCCTCTGGATCCTCGGCGCGGTCGGTCACGAGGTCGGCGGACGCCGGCACTACTGGTAG
- a CDS encoding CDGSH iron-sulfur domain-containing protein, translating to MPSRPARRIAIDPQGPILIEGPVEIVLADGTLARSDRFMVAVCMCRRSRAYPWCDTSHRSRERAVAPTEDGRPR from the coding sequence ATCCCCTCACGTCCCGCCCGCCGGATCGCCATCGACCCGCAGGGCCCGATCCTGATCGAGGGCCCGGTGGAGATCGTGCTGGCCGACGGAACTCTCGCCCGATCCGATCGGTTCATGGTCGCGGTCTGCATGTGCCGCCGCAGCCGTGCGTATCCCTGGTGCGACACCAGCCACCGATCCCGCGAGCGAGCCGTCGCGCCCACCGAGGACGGGAGACCCCGATGA
- a CDS encoding CsbD family protein, which produces MSGKEKGRAKAEQAKGKVKETAGRAVGNERLTAEGRAEKAKGNARQAKEKVKDVFKG; this is translated from the coding sequence ATGTCGGGCAAGGAGAAGGGTCGGGCCAAGGCCGAGCAGGCCAAGGGCAAGGTCAAGGAGACGGCGGGCCGTGCGGTGGGCAACGAACGCCTGACCGCCGAGGGGCGTGCCGAGAAGGCGAAGGGGAACGCCCGCCAGGCCAAGGAGAAGGTCAAGGACGTCTTCAAGGGCTGA
- a CDS encoding alpha/beta fold hydrolase → MAIIPATSTKPARDPVVFMEGGPGGDAIGAIPFLIDSKVNRDRDLIVMTQRGGLHSRPNLACPEIDRFYGEAVGLRYDAPSTGRRLVRAAKECRDRLTAEGVDLRAYNTTENAADFAALRKALGIEKWNVYGYSYGTDLALTYLRRHPQGIRSVAIDSVVPPQIVSLPWTWDSAREGIGAIFDACAAQPSCKNRYPDLPRTLTEQVRRLEASPLTLTVEPPGGGNPVKVVLDGGTLVNILVTNGRAMPAADVPAALDELARGNPERLAKVQAAGATPVIGEMAHGLTHSVACSEWVPGHSKSDLLAAGRRAFPGWPDTVLAQAPQLPFEHDLCRVWNVPDRTAIQRVATFSKVPTLIVSGTFDAKTGAKWGPYTGRTLPRSTAVRIPGIGHFVVPQSPCAQSVLASFLARPTAPETGCVAGLTPAPFTITPLPERT, encoded by the coding sequence GTGGCCATCATTCCGGCCACGTCGACGAAGCCGGCCCGGGACCCGGTGGTGTTCATGGAAGGGGGGCCCGGCGGCGACGCGATCGGGGCCATCCCCTTCCTGATCGACTCCAAGGTCAACCGCGACCGCGACCTGATCGTCATGACGCAGCGCGGAGGGCTCCACTCGCGTCCGAACCTCGCCTGCCCGGAGATCGACCGGTTCTACGGGGAGGCCGTCGGGCTGCGCTACGACGCGCCCTCGACCGGACGGCGGCTCGTACGGGCGGCGAAGGAGTGCCGGGACCGTCTGACGGCCGAAGGCGTCGATCTGCGCGCCTACAACACCACCGAGAACGCCGCCGACTTCGCCGCCCTGCGCAAGGCGCTGGGCATCGAGAAGTGGAACGTCTACGGCTACTCCTACGGCACCGACCTGGCCCTCACCTACCTGCGCCGGCACCCCCAGGGGATCCGCTCGGTGGCGATCGACTCGGTCGTACCCCCGCAGATCGTCAGCCTGCCGTGGACCTGGGACAGTGCCCGCGAGGGAATCGGCGCGATCTTCGACGCGTGCGCGGCCCAGCCGAGCTGCAAGAACCGCTACCCGGACCTCCCGCGGACACTGACCGAACAGGTCCGGCGCCTGGAGGCGAGCCCCCTGACGCTGACGGTGGAGCCGCCCGGGGGAGGGAACCCGGTGAAGGTCGTCCTCGACGGGGGCACCCTGGTGAACATCCTGGTCACCAACGGCCGCGCCATGCCGGCCGCGGACGTCCCCGCGGCGCTCGACGAACTCGCCCGCGGCAATCCCGAGCGCCTCGCGAAGGTACAAGCCGCCGGCGCGACGCCCGTCATCGGTGAGATGGCCCACGGTCTGACGCATTCGGTGGCGTGCAGCGAATGGGTGCCGGGCCATTCGAAGTCCGACCTCCTGGCGGCGGGGCGCCGGGCCTTCCCCGGGTGGCCGGACACGGTCCTCGCCCAAGCACCGCAGCTGCCCTTCGAGCACGACCTGTGCCGCGTCTGGAACGTCCCGGACCGCACCGCGATCCAGCGGGTGGCCACCTTCAGCAAGGTGCCGACGCTCATCGTCTCCGGAACCTTCGACGCCAAGACCGGAGCGAAGTGGGGGCCGTACACGGGCCGCACGCTGCCCCGCTCGACCGCCGTACGGATTCCCGGGATCGGCCACTTCGTGGTTCCCCAGTCGCCCTGCGCACAGAGCGTCCTGGCGTCCTTCCTCGCGCGTCCGACCGCGCCCGAAACCGGTTGCGTCGCAGGACTCACACCCGCACCGTTCACCATCACCCCCCTCCCGGAGAGAACATGA
- a CDS encoding iron-containing redox enzyme family protein has product MTPPSPSAPDTTTGPRLAAARGDLSSAVERALRTDRPPAYTEASIRRADPWGEDLQLALYLLYELHYRGFEGVEDDREWDPDLLRLRQESESLFLDALRATLTGGPRSVEEAFAPLLVEQVNPSDSVTHYLETEGDLWQLREYAALRSLYHLKEADPHAWVIPRLTGRAKAAMVAVEYDEFGAGHPERIHAQLFADLMTDLDLDPTYGHYLDHAPAPLLATVNLMSLFGLHRALRGALVGHFACVEVTSPPGSRRLAKAMRRCGAGPAAEHFYAEHVEADAVHEQVVRREVIGGLLADEPALEPDIAFGCEATVLLENELGAHIREAWRSGRSALRSPLLPTEPRSRT; this is encoded by the coding sequence ATGACCCCTCCCAGCCCGAGCGCCCCGGACACCACCACCGGCCCCCGCCTCGCCGCCGCGCGGGGCGACCTGTCGAGCGCCGTGGAGAGAGCCTTGCGGACCGACCGGCCACCCGCGTACACCGAGGCCAGCATCCGAAGAGCGGACCCTTGGGGAGAAGACCTCCAGCTCGCGCTGTACCTGCTGTACGAACTCCACTACCGGGGCTTCGAGGGTGTCGAAGACGATCGCGAATGGGACCCGGACCTGCTCCGTCTGCGGCAGGAGTCGGAATCCCTGTTCCTCGACGCGCTGCGCGCCACACTCACCGGTGGGCCCCGATCCGTCGAGGAAGCCTTCGCCCCGCTGCTCGTCGAACAGGTGAATCCGTCCGACAGCGTCACCCACTACCTGGAAACCGAGGGCGATCTGTGGCAGCTGCGCGAGTACGCCGCCCTGCGCTCCCTCTACCACCTCAAGGAGGCGGACCCGCACGCCTGGGTCATCCCGAGGCTGACCGGCCGAGCCAAGGCCGCGATGGTGGCCGTCGAGTACGACGAGTTCGGCGCCGGTCACCCCGAACGCATTCACGCGCAGCTCTTCGCGGACCTCATGACCGACCTCGACCTGGATCCGACCTACGGCCACTACCTGGACCACGCCCCCGCCCCGCTGCTCGCCACGGTCAATCTGATGTCCCTCTTCGGACTCCACCGGGCCCTGCGCGGAGCCCTGGTCGGCCACTTCGCCTGTGTCGAGGTCACCTCGCCTCCCGGCTCCCGAAGGCTCGCCAAGGCCATGCGCCGCTGCGGCGCGGGGCCCGCCGCCGAGCACTTCTACGCAGAGCACGTCGAAGCCGACGCCGTCCACGAACAGGTCGTACGGCGTGAGGTCATCGGCGGCCTCCTCGCCGACGAACCCGCACTGGAGCCGGACATCGCCTTCGGGTGCGAGGCCACCGTCCTGCTCGAGAACGAACTCGGCGCCCACATCCGCGAAGCCTGGAGGTCGGGGCGCTCAGCGCTCCGCAGTCCCCTGCTGCCTACGGAGCCGAGGAGCCGAACGTGA